In the Wyeomyia smithii strain HCP4-BCI-WySm-NY-G18 chromosome 2, ASM2978416v1, whole genome shotgun sequence genome, one interval contains:
- the LOC129722084 gene encoding ubiquitin carboxyl-terminal hydrolase calypso has product MPVDINRLTDGWLELESDPGLFTLLLEDFGVKSVQVEEIYDLQKNIEGPVYGFIFLFRWIEERRVRRKIVETTEIYVKDEEAVNNIFFAQQVVPNSCATHALLSVLLNCSDIDLGTTLSRLKVHTKGMCPENKGWAIGNTPELACAHNSHAMPQARRRMDRNSGVSTGRFTGEAFHFVSFVPINGHLFELDGLKPFPMDHGPWGEKEVWTDKFRRVMSERLGISTGEQDIRFNLMAVVPDRRIAITHKLKMLRTNQTIVSAALEKLLKSKQPEGKSQAELKETVDNIKKEENSPVKLSSEYSQLLDMNEKEESAVPMSKELESLVSLNSSSDSVEIIGETEIKQENPPPSPPPSFIGAGTFSPKDLLSLLKNLESEINITEQHLCDENEKRAMFKVDDCRRTHNYDEFICTFLSMLAHQGKLGELVSQHLITSRKPSMGGVQNSGSRGVVRSYNKKNATNGSSPKTPNSKRRRGRTKYRKRK; this is encoded by the exons ATGCCGGTGGACATCAACCGGCTTACGGACGGTTGGCTGGAGCTTGAAAGTGACCCTGGTTTGTTCACTCTGCTGCTGGAGGATTTCGGTGTAAAAAGTGTTCAAGTAGAGGAGATTTACGATCTGCAGAAAAATATTGAAGGGCCAGTGTAcggatttatttttctttttcgctggATCGAAGAACGACGCGTCCGTCGGAAAATCGTCGAAACAACGGAAATCTATGTCAAAGATGAGGAAGCAGTAAACAATATTTTCTTTGCACAGCAAGTAGTTCCTAACAGTTGTGCTACCCATGCTCTGCTTTCCGTACTGCTAAATTGTTCCGATATTGATTTGGGCACGACACTGAGTAGACTAAAAGTGCATACTAAAGGTATGTGCCCGGAAAACAAAGGCTGGGCCATCGGAAACACACCGGAATTAGCGTGTGCTCACAATTCTCATGCTATGCCTCAAGCCAGAAGAAGGATGGATCGAAACTCCGGAGTGAGCACTGGAAG atTCACTGGTGAAGCATTCCATTTTGTCAGCTTTGTTCCTATAAACGGACATCTTTTTGAATTAGATGGGCTGAAGCCTTTCCCAATGGACCACGGGCCCTGGGGAGAAAAAGAAGTTTGGACGGACAAGTTTCGCCGTGTAATGTCTGAACGATTGGGAATCTCAACAGGCGAGCAAGATATCCGATTTAATCTAATGGCCGTTGTGCCGGATCGAAGAATTGCTATCACTCATAAGCTGAAAATGCTTCGCACCAATCAGACAATTGTTTCTGCTGCATTAGAGAAACTGCTTAAAAGTAAACAACCCGAGGGTAAATCGCAAGCAGAGCTGAAGGAAACAGTCGACAATATAAAGAAAGAAGAGAATTCGCCCGTTAAACTAAGTTCGGAGTACTCCCAGTTGCTAGATATGAACGAGAAGGAGGAATCTGCAGTCCCCATGTCCAAAGAGTTGGAGTCGCTAGTTTCACTAAATAGTTCATCTGATTCCGTTGAAATAATAGGCGAAACAGAAATAAAACAGGAGAACCCTCCCCCATCGCCACCACCTTCTTTCATCGGTGCTGGTACATTCTCTCCGAAGGATCTACTGTCACTGCTCAAAAATCTTGAATCAGAAATAAATATTACTGAGCAGCATTTGTGCGATGAAAACGAGAAACGAGCCATGTTTAAAGTAGACGACTGCCGTCGAACACACAACTATGATGAGTTCATATGCACCTTCCTGTCGATGCTTGCTCACCAGGGAAAACTAGGCGAGCTCGTGTCGCAACACCTAATCACAAGCCGAAAGCCCAGTATGGGCGGTGTTCAAAACAGTGGATCTCGAGGCGTGGTTAGAAGCTACAACAAGAAAAATGCCACCAATGGTTCTTCGCCCAAAACGCCGAACTCCAAGCGACGCCGTGGCCGGACCAAGTATCGCAAGAGGAAGTAA
- the LOC129721925 gene encoding alpha-ketoglutarate dehydrogenase component 4 has protein sequence MVFLRQMLHTARRIPMIKFRKGGPYLDSTAPGHQSAAAAGAPGSTSTRSVSSGETIEEWQLPARYQRKPIDDVEMEWINNGGPPA, from the exons ATGGTTTTCCTGCGACAGATGTTGCACACCGCCAGACGCATCCCGATGATCAAATTTCGAAAGGGAGGCCCCTATTTAGATAGTACTGCTCCTGGACATCAGTCCGCTGCGGCTGCAGGAGCGCCCGGTAGTACCTCAACG AGATCGGTTTCATCCGGTGAGACAATTGAGGAATGGCAGTTGCCCGCTCGTTACCAAAGAAAACCCATCGACGATGTCGAAATGGAGTGGATCAATAATGGAGGACCTCCGGCTTAG
- the LOC129723424 gene encoding clustered mitochondria protein homolog, with product MALGTEKISEPTPATIGSKGGHTANSEPKKKGNGRKQKNNKDKESTPPPTVNGKSKDPLVNGHGAAAENGLNGHTSETELNGKSSTGNKKKSDGEVMEIIQEQGFTVQILSPGVESLSIQVSSMELVQEIHQLLMDREDTCHRTCFSLQLDGVTLDNFAELKNIEGLKDGSIIKVVEEPYTMREARIHVRHVRDLLKSMDPADAYNGIDCSSLTFLHTITQGDILEKKKGRSDSVDCTPPEHIMPGAKDRPLLPLQPGVGKKGPQPLKVLTTSAWNPPPGPRKLHGDLMYLYVVTMEDKRFHISACPRGFFINKSTDDTFDPRPDNPSYLCHSLIDLLGQISPTFRRCFAQMQKKRTQRHPFERVATPYQIYTWSAPALEHTIDAIRAEDTFSSKLGYEEHIPGQTRDWNEELQTTRELPRETLPERLLRERAIFKVHSDFVTAATRGAMAVIDGNVMAINPGEDAKMQMFIWNNIFFSLGFDVRDHYKELGGDAAAFVAPRNDLHGVRVYSAVDVEGLYTLGTVVIDYRGYRVTAQSIIPGILEREQEQSVVYGSIDFGKTVLSHEKYLELLNNAGKHLKILPHSVLNDKDEQIELCSSVECKGIIGNDGRHYILDLLRTFPPDVNFLKLDEELSTDCKTLGFPIEHKHKLSCLRQELLEAFVESRYLLFIKHAAFQLQQLNTTKRQQKHEPKEDGKTENTKAIESAKEGTTPAEESNNNIDSKEESVKSEETSELTKEKQPTGVPKVETEEAKKLMESLLSSDEKNESKEVVKRACEAVGSLKEYEFDIRFNPDVYSPGIKHVDDSNAANSLKKQKQLVKDAAEFLVKHQIPSFVHDCLDHTAAPMDGTTLTETLHSRGINVRYLGKVANLLAKIKQLEYLHTIAVSELINRAAKHIFTTYMQNTEMMSMASALSHFLNCFLTTTTAVFHTDTDSVTKSGSSNKQQRRQNKRSGGGKGGKSSFQCTQDNNEWQLLTPKLLWNQIQQELKSYWDYDLLPTNSHDSVEPVVAHYRLQKISLLRAFCLKTGVQILLREYNFEMKNKPTFGENDIVNVFPVVKHINPRASDAYNFYTTGQTKIQQGYFKDGYDLISEALNLLNNVYGAMHPENAQCLRMLARLSYIMGDPQEALAIQQRAVLMSERVNGIDHPYTIAEYAPLALYCFANSQISTALKLLYRARYLATIVCGENHPDIALLDSNISLILHAVGEYELSLRFLEHALALNIKYYGDKSLKVAVSYHLVARTQSCMGDFRSALNNEKETYAIYKQQLGETHDKTQESSECLRHLTQQAVVLQKKMNDIYSNGKLTSGLPPIHIQPPSMGSVLDMLNAINGIIFVQISSKEIANLKNEIEKRQKEDGTSEPAVVQANQEEVDRMLTETMAKTAAGIPFEEHDKHELPVTAKPEKSSTVEEANTEQQKTVSPSS from the exons GCAATGGCAGAAAGCAGAAAAATAACAAAGATAAGGAATCGACTCCGCCACCTACGGTGAATGGAAAGAGCAAGGATCCGCTAGTCAATGGCCACGGTGCTGCCGCAGAGAATGGATTGAACGGACATACTTCGGAAACGGAGCTAAACGGCAAAAGCAGTACTGGCAACAAGAAAAAGTCTGACGGTGAAGTGATGGAAATTATCCAAGAGCAAGGATTTACGGTACAGATTCTCTCCCCAGGAGTTGAGTCACTTTCGATTCAGGTTTCTAGTATGGAATTGGTGCAAGAGATCCATCAGTTGCTGATGGATCGAGAGGATACGTGTCATAGAACGTGTTTTTCGTTGCAACTGGATGGAGTCACATTAGATAACTTCGCCGAATTGAAGAACATCGAAGGGCTTAAGGACGGGTCGATCATCAAGGTTGTAGAAGAACCCTACACGATGCGTGAGGCTAGAATCCATGTGCGTCATGTACGAGATTTACTCAAATCGATGGACCCGGCGGATGCTTACAACGGAATAGACTGCAGTTCGTTGACTTTCCTGCACACGATAACGCAAGGTGATATTTTGGAGAAGAAGAAAGGTCGTTCGGATAGTGTGGACTGTACCCCGCCAGAGCATATTATGCCCGGGGCTAAGGATAGACCGTTACTTCCCCTGCAACCTGGTGTGGGGAAAAAGGGACCGCAACCGCTTAAGGTACTGACGACGTCAGCTTGGAACCCCCCACCTGGACCTAGAAAGTTGCATGGTGATTTGATGTATTTGTACGTGGTAACCATGGAAGATAAGAGATTCCATATTTCGGCATGCCCCCGTGGATTCTTTATTAACAAATCCACGGATGACACATTCGACCCACGACCAGACAATCCTAGTTATTTGTGCCATTCATTGATCGACCTTCTAGGGCAAATTTCGCCTACGTTCCGGCGGTGCTTCGCTCAAATGCAGAAGAAGAGAACCCAACGGCATCCATTCGAAAGAGTTGCCACGCCATATCAGATTTATACCTGGTCAGCGCCGGCCTTGGAGCACACGATTGATGCCATCCGGGCAGAAGACACTTTTTCGTCCAAGCTGGGCTACGAGGAGCATATTCCCGGTCAAACGAGAGATTGGAATGAAGAACTGCAAACAACGCGGGAGCTACCAAGGGAAACACTACCTGAACGGTTGTTACGTGAACGTGCCATATTCAAGGTTCATAGTGATTTCGTGACGGCTGCTACTCGTGGGGCGATGGCCGTTATTGATGGAAATGTGATGGCGATTAATCCCGGGGAAGACGCCAAAATGCAAATGTTCATCTGGAATAATATTTTCTTTTCGCTTGGATTCGATGTACGTGATCACTACAAGGAACTCGGTGGAGATGCAGCGGCATTTGTTGCGCCGAGGAATGATCTGCACGGAGTTCGCGTCTACTCGGCGGTCGATGTTGAAGGATTGTATACGCTGGGGACAGTCGTCATCGACTATCGAGGATATCGAGTTACAGCGCAATCAATTATTCCGGGAATTCTAGAACGAGAGCAGGAGCAATCCGTTGTTTATGGGTCGATAGATTTCGGCAAAACTGTACTGTCACACGAAAAGTATCTAGAGCTGCTGAACAACGCTGGAAAGCATCTGAAAATACTGCCACACAGTGTCTTAAATGATAAGGATGAACAAATCGAATTATGCTCTTCCGTTGAATGTAAGGGCATCATTGGTAACGATGGACGGCATTATATTTTGGATTTGTTGCGTACTTTTCCACCAGATGTAAATTTCCTGAAGCTGGACGAAGAACTTAGCACAGACTGCAAAACGCTTGGATTTCCCATTGAGCACAAGCATAAACTCAGCTGTTTGCGTCAGGAATTGCTAGAAGCTTTCGTGGAGAGTCGGTATTTGCTATTTATCAAGCACGCAGCTTTCCAGTTGCAACAGCTTAATACGACAAAACGACAACAGAAACATGAACCGAAGGAAGatggaaaaactgaaaacaCCAAAGCAATTGAGTCGGCCAAGGAAGGTACAACGCCGGCAGAGGAATCGAACAATAATATTGACTCAAAAGAAGAGTCTGTTAAATCGGAAGAAACATCTGAGTTAACGAAAGAAAAACAACCTACGGGAGTGCCAAAAGTAGAAACAGAGGAAGCCAAAAAACTAATGGAATCGCTTCTAtctagtgatgagaaaaacgAGAGCAAGGAAGTGGTTAAACGTGCTTGCGAAGCGGTTGGTTCGCTCAAAGAGTATGAGTTCGACATCCGCTTTAATCCGGATGTGTACTCACCTGGTATTAAGCATGTGGACGATTCCAATGCTGCCAATTCGTTAAAGAAACAGAAACAGTTGGTAAAGGATGCTGCTGAATTTTTGGTCAAGCATCAAATTCCCAGTTTTGTGCATGACTGCTTGGATCATACGGCTGCTCCAATGGACGGAACAACATTGACTGAAACTTTACACAGTCGCGGTATTAATGTACGTTACCTGGGCAAAGTAGCGAATCTACTGGCTAAAATCAAACAACTCGAATATCTTCACACTATAGCAGTTTCGGAATTGATCAATCGGGCAGCGAAGCACATTTTTACCACCTATATGCAGAACACCGAAATGATGAGCATGGCATCGGCCCTTAGTCACTTTCTCAACTGTTTCCTGACTACAACTACCGCAGTGTTTCATACTGATACAGATTCCGTAACAAAATCTGGTTCATCAAATAAACAACAGCGTCGTCAGAACAAGCGATCGGGCGGAGGGAAAGGCGGTAAATCGTCATTCCAGTGCACACAAGACAATAACGAGTGGCAGCTGTTAACGCCCAAGTTGCTGTGGAACCAAATACAACAAGAGCTCAAATCCTATTGGGACTACGATTTGCTTCCGACGAACTCGCATGATTCTGTTGAACCAGTGGTTGCTCACTACCGACTGCAGAAAATTAGCCTTCTACGTGCATTTTGTCTAAAGACTGGAGTTCAGATTTTGCTGCGTGAATATAACTTCGAGATGAAGAACAAACCTACTTTCGGCGAGAATGATATCGTCAATGTGTTCCCGGTAGTTAAGCACATCAATCCGCGGGCTTCGGATGCGTACAACTTCTACACTACCGGCCAGACCAAGATACAGCAGGGTTACTTCAAAGATGGTTATGACCTTATAAGTGAGGCGCTGAATCTGCTGAATAACGTTTACGGTGCGATGCATCCGGAGAATGCGCAATGTTTGCGCATGCTGGCTCGTTTGAGCTACATCATGGGTGATCCCCAGGAAGCGCTGGCCATTCAGCAGCGAGCGGTGCTTATGAGCGAGCGCGTTAATGGTATCGATCATCCGTACACGATTGCTGAATAT GCTCCTCTCGCACTCTACTGCTTTGCCAACAGTCAAATTAGCACTGCCCTTAAGCTGCTGTACCGTGCAAGATACCTTGCTACGATCGTGTGTGGCGAGAACCACCCGGACATCGCTTTGTTGGAT AGCAATATAAGTTTAATTCTGCACGCTGTAGGCGAGTATGAACTTTCCCTGCGTTTTCTCGAACATGCTCTGGCGCTGAACATCAAATATTACGGTGATAAATCTCTTAAGGTAGCCGTAAGCTATCACCTGGTAGCACGTACTCAAAGTTGTATGGGTGACTTCCGGTCAGCACTGAACAATGAAAAGGAGACTTATGCTATCTACAAGCAGCAG CTTGGTGAAACGCACGATAAAACGCAGGAGTCCTCCGAATGTTTGCGTCATCTAACCCAACAAGCAGTGGTATTACAGAAAAAGATGAACGATATCTACTCGAACGGGAAGTTAACAAGTGGTCTGCCACCGATTCATATTCAGCCGCCATCGATGGGCTCAGTGTTGGACATGCTGAATGCAATCAACGGTATTATTTTTGTACAAATCAG TTCCAAAGAAATTGCCAATTTAAAGAACGAAATCGAAAAACGTCAAAAAGAAGACGGTACCTCGGAGCCGGCTGTGGTACAAGCAAACCAAGAGGAGGTTGATCGTATGCTGACCGAGACAATGGCGAAGACTGCTGCCGGAATTCCGTTTGAGGAGCACGACAAGCATGAGCTTCCTGTTACTGCAAAGCCAGAGAAGAGCAGTACAGTAGAGGAAGCAAACACTGAGCAGCAGAAAACTGTTAGTCCTTCCAGCTGA